Within the Candidatus Saccharibacteria bacterium oral taxon 488 genome, the region GAGGATAACGTGGTAGCGATGGAAAAACCGCGACACCAGCGTACCAATTTGTGAAATATCAGGTGAATTTTTCATCGAACATATACCTCCACGTCCAGAGTTTGCGTACTCACTTGGCCTACCCCCTCAGCCTTGGACATACTGACACTAGCGATCTGCATCCGCGTCAAGTTCTGCTCAATCAAATGCATAAATCGAAGCAGCGCCATGTAATCTGTTTTTTCGTTGAGGCGGACCGACACTTTCATGCTTTTTGGCCCGGCAGCGCTGTTTGAACCAGAGCTATTATTCGTACCCGAGGTTCCTGATGAACCCGAGTTTGACTTGGCTCCAGCCGAGCCTGATGTGAAGGTGAACCCAGCAATGCCAACGCCTGATTGATTGGCGTAAGTAGTGAGGTCATTGATGATCTGATTCTGATATTGATATTGCTGAGTTTCTGCTACTAGCTGCCGAGCCTTGGCAACACTATCCTTATATTTCTCCATCTCCTTTTCCAGCCGCGCTAGATTCTGCACCTTAGCGTCAACCGCTTTTGCCTCAGTCTGAATCTTAGAGACTTCCCCAGCGGTACCCTGCAGCATGGTGTAGCCGAAATAAACGATCCCTCCCATGCCGACCAAGATCAGTACCAGCGACAGCGCAAAGACGATCCGCATGGTCACCGCCGGTGTCATTTTTTCTCGTTTTCTCTCACTCATTGCTTCGCGACCTCCGGCACCATCGTCACATTAATTGTAATATTGATCGGGTAACCGTCCTTGTTTTCTTTTTCGGCCACCGCCGAGGCGAGATTAACATCCTTAAAGAGGTTTGACTGCTGAAAACTGTCCTTGAGCCGCAGTGCATCGCCATACGTTTTACCGCGTGCGTTGATAGTCATCGGCGTGCCGAGCTTCTTGCTATCCAGTGTTAACGTTTGCAAAATTGTTCCCGATGGCATCGCCTGAGCGATCTTGAGTGCTACCTTTGAGTACCGCACGTCTTTATCAAGGATTGCTTTAGCAATCTTGAGGTTTGCACTAAACGAGTCATAATCCTGCTGGACTTTTTGATACTGCAGCGCCCGACGGTTACCCGTCTCAATCGTCTGTTGAGCAGTCGTTTTTGCATGCTCCATGATCAAATAAATACCTACTGTCGCCACGATGAGTAAGAAGCCGAGGATTAACGACACCACGCAGTAGCGCCACAATATTACATTTGACCGGCCGGCGACAATCTCACGTTTAACTTTCGGCGGTAATAGATTAATCATGCCAAATCTCCTCCGCTCGCACCAGTGATAAGCCAGCTGCTGTCATAAACCGCGGTCGTAGCTGTTTGGCCGGCGGTGCTAAATTATTAAAGTTCAGCGACTGCCACGGACTAGCCACTCGTGCTGGCAGGGTCAGCTCGCCCGTAAAGTACTCACCAAGCCCCGGCACGCTACTACCGCTACCAACGATTAGTACCTGTTCAAGGCGGGATTCATCCGGGAAGCGATCGGTGTAGTAGCGAATAACTTTCTGAATTTCACCAATGATGCGCTGCAAACTTGGCCGTAATGCCTCAGTAATTTTTTCCTGGCGAGGGCCGGTATTAAGGCCATTAAGCACCTTGAATTGGTGCGCCGTCTCAAGTGGTACGTTCAATTTTTTCGCGATGTCAAGCGTCAATGTATTGCCACCAATGTTTAGACCACCGGTCACGCGAATTGCTGCATCAAGAATAGCAATGTCAGTTGTTGCTGGACCAATATCGACAATAACCGTTGGCAGCGCCCCCTCTTTGGTTCGCTCAAGCAGTCGCGCCACCGCATTGATACTTGGCTCAATCATCGCCACCTCAATACCGCACGATTCAACAATTGCCAGCTGCTCGTCAACAATCTTTTGTGGCACTGCGCACATCAATACCGATAAATTCTCTTTGCCGCGCTTGATAATCTGATGATCGACGTAGAGCGAATCAAGCGGCATCGGCACATACTGCTCGACCTCGAGATTCACCGCCTCTTCAATCTTATTCTCCTGCTTGATCGGCAGCGCAAAGGTGCGCGCATATGTCTTGGTCGTTGGCAATCCCAGCACCACGCGGTTACTGCCAAGCCGTCCGACAATATTCTTTTCAAACATTTGATTGATCTTGCCGCAGAGATACTCTGCCCGGTCATCGCTCTCGTCCTTCGCCGGATCCAGCTCAATCGCGCCGTATCCATGCACCGTCATCCGTGCCATATCGACTGACATTACCCGAACGCCGGCCTTGTTAATATCAAGCCCGATGATCGGCTTTGACTTGTAGAAAATATTTGCCACTATCGTTTGCCCACATCTTTTCTTTTTGTTAAGTATAGCATAAGCATTTTGAAAAACCAACTATCCCTTAATTTGATTTGCTAATCCAGTAATCGGCATCATCACCGCCGCCGCGATCAAGCCGACCATACCACCCATAAAGACGATCATCACCGGCTCAATCGTCGAACTCAAGCCGCTAATCGCCGCATCGACCTCTTCCTCATAAAAATCCGCCACCTTGACCAGCACCTTATCCGTCTGGCCCGTCTCTTCACCCACCGCCAGCATCTGGCCAACGATTGGTGGATAGAGGTCTTCGCGCTCATTGATAATCCGCGACAAAACCTCGCCATTCTTAATGCGCTTGGCAGCGTCAAGCAGCGAATCTTGATACACCGTATTACCAACTGCCCGAGCCGTCACCTCTAACGCCTCCAGCACCGACACACCCGCGCCAATCAGCGCCGAGAAAGTACGGGTAAATCGTGCTACCGCTACCTTGCGAATAATCTTGCTGATGATTGGTGCTTTTAGGATAAAATGATGGAACTTAATCTTGCCTTTTGGCGACTTAATATAGCGAAGCAGCACATACACACCGCCAAATAATAATGGGAAAATAATATACCAAAAACTTACCATAAATTGGCTGATGCTCATCAATACCTGGGTCAATGCTGGCAATTCCGCATCTTCGCCCGCCAGGTCCTTAATCGTCTTACCAATCATCGGCAAGACAAAAATCATCAAGCCAAAGAACGCCCCGATAGTGATGACGATCAGCACCGTCGGATAGGTCATGGCGCTCTTGATCTTCTTTTTCATTGATGAGTTCTTTTCCTGCTGCAGAGCCAGACGCTTCAAAATATCGTCCAAAATACCGCCCGTTTCACCAGCTCGCACCATGTTCACATACACATCACTGAATGCCTCAGGGTGCTTGCTCAGTGCATCGGCGAACGAGGTACCGCTCTCAATTTCCTTGGACACTGCGTTCAAAATCTCACGAAAATGCGGACTCTCAGCGTGCTGAGCCATCGAGTTGAGC harbors:
- a CDS encoding pilus assembly protein PilM gives rise to the protein MANIFYKSKPIIGLDINKAGVRVMSVDMARMTVHGYGAIELDPAKDESDDRAEYLCGKINQMFEKNIVGRLGSNRVVLGLPTTKTYARTFALPIKQENKIEEAVNLEVEQYVPMPLDSLYVDHQIIKRGKENLSVLMCAVPQKIVDEQLAIVESCGIEVAMIEPSINAVARLLERTKEGALPTVIVDIGPATTDIAILDAAIRVTGGLNIGGNTLTLDIAKKLNVPLETAHQFKVLNGLNTGPRQEKITEALRPSLQRIIGEIQKVIRYYTDRFPDESRLEQVLIVGSGSSVPGLGEYFTGELTLPARVASPWQSLNFNNLAPPAKQLRPRFMTAAGLSLVRAEEIWHD
- a CDS encoding type II secretion system F family protein, translating into MTKFKYIATKNNNQPINGELEASSRASAIQLIQAQGMKLVDLKEAGDEKKGFRLGGGKKSVPTEELVGFTRQLSTMVSAGVPILRSLNSMAQHAESPHFREILNAVSKEIESGTSFADALSKHPEAFSDVYVNMVRAGETGGILDDILKRLALQQEKNSSMKKKIKSAMTYPTVLIVITIGAFFGLMIFVLPMIGKTIKDLAGEDAELPALTQVLMSISQFMVSFWYIIFPLLFGGVYVLLRYIKSPKGKIKFHHFILKAPIISKIIRKVAVARFTRTFSALIGAGVSVLEALEVTARAVGNTVYQDSLLDAAKRIKNGEVLSRIINEREDLYPPIVGQMLAVGEETGQTDKVLVKVADFYEEEVDAAISGLSSTIEPVMIVFMGGMVGLIAAAVMMPITGLANQIKG